TTTTCACGGTGTACACTAATCTGAACTCCTTCATATTTCGTTCGGTTTTGGAGTTCGAATGCGTCCCGCTCGTCATCacccgcagcggtcagtagagctttCAAgctcttccgttcatcgatgcCTGTGTAGCAGTGttgaaaaaagagcatttttgatggcagcccaatgctcatcgatattcccaggcgggttactcagtatatgcACTGTCCGATCAACAAGATTGCGCTCCTAATGTCGAGCGGCAGCTgaatgttgatgttgaacttaaaGAATCGCAGTTCACCAAACCTGCGacaagtggcggacgcaacacgcaagcatttcgaggccgatgtcagcgcctctgtTGTTATGCagagataactcctaaatctgctgctgatcgcgaagtggtcgatttgattgatcGTACGATgagtgtccagcttatatcttcGAAATTGCTTGAGTTAGTGAAAGCATCCTGGGGATTCTCGATACCGTTGTGGAAGAGCGtacgcatattccagaaaccagtcATAACCCGTTTTCGGTAGAAGtaatgtttcgaaatttgcagattcTGTGAGTTGGCGCTTAAGAATATATTCAAAGTTTTCCCGGTTTGTCGTAAGAAgcgaaagggatagaaatttgttggTTAGAAagctgcaaattttgaagctttattgctatccaaacgtcaacaatgcctcagATAGTGACTAACCTCACGGATatgacctttgactatcgaaacgGACTGGTTTCGTAAATGTACGCACTCTTGTCGACAACGGCCCCGAGGAtcctcagaatgttcgctttctccaacttgagtgggaattccagcgatataaactggttACTATGGGCCTATGCGAAGCAAATGAAAAGTATCCCTCTTCCTTCTGCGGCAATGCCGTtttttactctggaaagccacgtGGTAGCAAACGTCGGATTCCTTCTGACGACTACCGCagggcgcgctctcttgactttCCTGACAGAATTCTAACACCAAAATTCCGGtcaaggttaaggagcatcacaattacacaatgctacgcaccagcggagacttccgatatactggcaaaggatgctttctacgagtaatTAAAGGCAGTTccggggaggcttcctaaagatgacattgtgcacgccatgagtgatctgaataccaaggtggactctgacaacaccttactcgAGCACataatggggaaacacggtcttggcgacgtAGGTCGTAATGATGGgatgttcgtggatttctggaaCTTTCACCGCCTAAGTTCAATATCAACCACCTGTATGAACCAGCTGTCACCCGACAGTTGcaaagctatcttgctgaccgattggcagatatactgagtaacttgCGTGAGAATACCGGCGAGAAttggaccgccatcaaaaatgctgttTTGCCAGGTGTTACACAGGTCTGCGAACACATACGGGTGTCATAAGGTCCACAGATGCCACAGATCATAATGATTTcggaaatgtataccgcatcacggaagaacttgcatgtggtcgcaaatccttcaatggttctgtgaaggacgtcaatggCCCACACTGACGAATAACTGAAGAgatgaaaagaacacttcaccatggttcttaaccgtatcacctTCGGTGAGcttcctcctcttgtgaatgaaatggctagtcagagtaacatgtggatacagactgttcctccaaacagaagagaaatcatttcgaccatcaatgtgCTCGAATGCGCTGGGCTTGATGATCTCCCCGCagtgttatttatcgctgcacctacagTTACTATAGATCTACTACTTCCATTCATACGGAAATTTTGGGGATCCGAGACTTTTTCCACAAagcggaagaaggggatgatgatCAAGACCCCAAAGAAGGGAACCCGttgtgagtgtgacaattggagtggTATCCGCGTGTTCCCTGGCCTCACAAAGGTAATAACTAAAGTAATcaaggaacgcatcaaagaatatctcgaaagtttgatcaacagagagcaggttgttttccgctctgggtcctcttgcattgaccacatcgacatcctacggatcattttgaaacagtgctcAGAATTTATattttcgctgcacctgctcttcatcgatgtcGAGAATTCTTTCGACAGCGTGATCAGGGAGTGTACCTGGAGGGCTCTACGCAGGCGAGGTATTCCAGAGAAGGTAATAGCTATTACCAGAGTGACATACGATGGCGCAAAGCGTGacgtgctgcaccgaagtaaaatctcggaacattttgaggtccaaagcgaagcCCGGCAGGCTTGCAtcgtgtcaccgatattatttcttcttgttatcggtgacgttcttcatactgtcCAGACGACGTGTAGGActtcaatggatgatgacatcttCCCTTAAAACACGTCGACCATGCTCATGATATCTGTTTATTCtcttaccgggtcatggaccttgaacaaatgactctgaatttggaaagcgagacaagtagagttggactaaagataaacaccaacaaaaccacggttctcagtctgatgagtCATCGCACTTtccttatttgcattaatgggcagagcatcgaaagcattGATGAATTTgtttatctaggaagcgtggtttccgccgaaggtggcaccgaactgaagGTTGGCCAACGCATTAACAAGGTTAGATCCGAGTGTAATTaggcggtgtttccaacgaaataataaaaaacttgttgtttgtttttcgctggcgtagatatttattcttgcaaataccgatatttcgggaactacccCTTCGTCAGTACTAacaagatccgctttcgctgtcctttttaaaatgtggaaatgcagttatcccaacactaagatcaaattgagacacttctgtgctagtgtttttttctgtgttgctatatgcgagtagcgcatggaaagtgaactccactgttacccaaaagatCCAAGCTTTCGCCAATACTTGTATGCGTCGTaacatcggagtacgctggcttgacactatctcaaacgaagaacttggtcagcgcacaAGATTCGCACTCATACGCGATATagtcggaagacggaagtggtagtgTTACGTTAAGGGGGGCGACAATTGCCTTCTAGTAGACAGCAGAGGAGAAGTGCGAGCGTCTGGAGAAGTCGCGGAAAAagctgaagagcatttcaggtaaccgcgagcgatggcacgtggatgtggttgacgcactataccccatcaaggggtgaaaggcaaccatatataaatgACTTATAGAACAATACACTCACCAAATAACGATCCCCAGATTCCAAAATAGCTAACGGCCGTGTTTGACATTGGGTGCTCTAAACAGCAAATATAATGAAACATAGAATAGCGAACAATTAATTTTCATGAAGTTAAATATAGTTTGAGTTTTACGATCTAACTGTTTTTTGTAGTAGAAAAGAATAAATTTACTCACTTTCAACTCCATCCTTTTGAAATTGAAGATAAAACGAAATGTACTTGTTTCGATTTCCGTCGCAAATTTGCTAAATTCTATTTCCTGTTCGTGTTTTTGTTCTATGCGCCAACCGTACTTTAGTCGAGGTTTGCAAGTTAACTAAAAAGCAAATTTCCAGACTCCCAAAGCCAATACCAAACCCGATTACTACCTACCTTTTCCAGTTGTAAAACATCCATTCCACTTAACGCTCGTGACGCCGCCgggaagtcgggaaactggaacctGCATTactaaaaaggttttgtatttttttatgtGTTAATTTCGGGTGCACCTGTGCATTTATACGTAGTTGAAAATTCAAGTTTTCAAGACTCTTTTACAAAACTAATTCGCTgttgtttgttttacacaaaaccttaaaaaagttaaTCACAATGCAGCCTTTTACAAACGTCTTTACCAGAGCATCCTTTCCATCATATCCTAGCAATGAACCAAGGAAAGTGTTCATCACTGTGGATTCTAAATGGGAGCGATGAAGGAACTTAATTTGTATCATCTGGCAATGCTGACAATGGTGACATTTATTCGAAATAGTAAACAAAGTGTGATGTCGGAAATCAACTTCCTACACCCACAATTTAAAACGGAAGTTACCTCGTCTTGTGTAGCTGAAGATGACTATCAACCTTCAAATTTGGTTTCTgcgggcttctgggagaaagaTCGAGGGTTTATGGCGTACAACCTGGTGAAGCCGCCTGTGAAACTGACTTTCAATTTCAAGTATAAAATCCAAGTGAACCGAATAAAACTCTGGCCTTCTATGGGGTCCCAGCGCTCAACTAGCTTCGAAATTGACATCATCAATGGGAAAGAATCAACACAGGTGGGCAAATGCAACAGAATGAATGCAGACATCGTGGAATGGAGCAAAATTGATTGTAGCCCAGCAACGAGCTCTTCGTGTCTTCAGTTGAAGTTTTTCTCATCAAATGCTGTGAGAAAATCATTGCAGGGCGTCGACTGCATGCAAGTCACAATAACTTCCACGCAAAGGTGTGCAGTCGTTCTCAGGAAAATAGAAATATGGGGTTATCCTAGCAGGAAATTGGATTCAGCGGCTAAACAGGAATGTGAAGATTTATGGCGTGGAATTTCCACTCCAAATCTGAGTAATTGCAAAAAGGCACGAGGCCCAACAGAAACTAGGAAGCATTTAACACCTTCGAATATCGAAAATGTCCCTGAAGAGTTTTTGGACGCTATCACGTGCGAGCTCATGTTATTTCCAACAAGACTGCCATGCGGCAAAGCTGTAGACCAATCCACAATCGAGAAACATTCGAGAATTGAAGAAAGCTGGGGCCGAGTTCCAAGCGACCCGTTCACAGGAAAACCGTTCACTGCCAACTCCAAGCCAATTTTAGATGCAACGCTGAAAACTAGGATAGACAAGTTCTTGATAGAAAACTCGCATAGACCTGAATTTAAGAACGTTCCAAGGACACTGGGAAGAAAGACTCCAGTGCAGACACAAAATAATACAAAGCTCGAATCTAACTATCTTAACCCACATCCTCCAGCGAAGAAACCAAAGCTGGATCTAGATGTAAAACCGACTCTCTCAGTAATTCCCTTGCATGAAGCCTTCCAAAGCGCCCTTGAATCCATTCGGCAGAGAGCTGTGACACGCTCTAGTTCCAACAAAGCTGCAGAAGAAAAGAAATGCATCTCGTGCAGTGGGAAAGGTTACTTGTACAAAATAAAAGGCTGTGATCATATTATTTGTAGGACATGCTTGCATATAATTAGGGATTCGCAAATGTGTACTTGTAAAGCAAAATTTAGTAACTCTGACGTAGAgagaatttttgaataaaatatttacgAGAAATtccgtttttgttttcattaaagATCCGCGTTTCGTGCAATATTTTGGATGCATACATTTCTTCCTGATGTGGCGTACATtggtctgctaagactcgacatgccaggaaGCTGCGCCTGGTTAGTTATGCAGGTGATGTTGCATCACTTGCTTGAGCAGGCCCAAAGCAGACCTGGCATATTGGTGCGACAGGTAAAGGAATGAAGGAcagctcatggtttcagccttttgCTTTGAAAACCCGAAATAGTTGTCTTGACAAAAAGAGAATCcttgcatcccatatcgatggGCTATTTAAATACCTTTGGATAATGCCCGACTAGAAgatgagcaaatcaaaacaacgACGAACAGGACTGTGCGGCTGGCTGTAAACATAGTAAGTAgtaagattgattatttccttacacaACATCTAAATGGTCCTGGAAGTGTTCCGCAATCGAGTGGTGAACGGCGCCAATCACATCTATTTCTCTTGTGGAAGGTATTACAGGATTCGTCTGAGAcattatgcagacgcaggggagcctTCTGCAGACAAAgttttcagagagatgctgaggagcgccaGTTGGTGAAGTCGTGATGCGTATTAAATTCGGATTTTTATTGTTGTGAAGCAGATTGAGCTCAACCGGTGGACCGAAAATTAATTCACTTTTCTGAGTGCCGGTTTTTCAACAGGCAAAAATCGCAAAATTTGTTCCGAAAATGAACACTAAATACCACGAAACGAAATAGCTTAACCATGGCTCTACCATTTAGAGCACGATCTTAAAAGCTAATAAAACTAACTAATTATCTAACATCCAGGATATATCCGCAgtaaaatgcaaccctggctgACCAGATTCCTCTGAGATCCACCTTGATGCAGTACGTGCCGTTTTGGCACTATAAGTTCACTTTGATAAAAGCTATTAATTTCTTGGGAatgcgccccccccccccccttgcgtAGAGCATTTCAGATGCACTCCCTAgtgacgctatcaaaagccttttcCAAATCGGATCTGAGCTCCACACACTGTTCCACAATAATCGGAAGAGTGCCATTGAGGATCCGAGcgaaaaccaacctgctctctgtctaTCAAACTTCTCCGATGGTCCTTGTACCAGGATTATCTTGACTAGTTCGCAAATATCCTTCCAATTGCTGCATCCAAGACGGGGGTCTCTTTTAGAAATCTATTTCTATAGTTTGGGAATAAGTGATCCACGGGAGGTGAAACTGTTTTCTGATATGAGAATCATCAATGGTAGATGCGGATACACATGCTATACGAAATCGTGCGGTATGTAATGTCAATAGAGGCGAAGCAGTACATCAGACCAGTAACAAGTCTAAAGAGGAAACGCAAGGAAAATTCTCCGCAGTTTTAGGTAAGTAAGTTGTGTCCGGAtaactaagtggttagagcagaaggctgtcgtagggaaggttacggttcaaatctcactggtgacagcgggatttgtatcgtgatttgacgttggataccagtcgactcagctgtgaatgagtacctgagtcaaatcagggtaataatctcggacgaacgcaatgctgaccacattgtctcctacaggatactgttatcttgtagtgtaccgttacggtcttgaatgaagtgctctaagacacttcaatatgaattgttgcgccaacgattattatttgcgAGTTCCGGCAGATgcaggattttacctaatactagcactaagtgccaagcatttaggctcggacgatcctacctacttgaaaACTAAagggtggccggtggtaggttaatgggagaatccgtcgagaactccccgcaatgttgagcacgtatgcagaaaggTGTACTtccgcatggtttgaaccagactgtgtgaaagtctcagaacatcaagggaagccgtgagggatttaggaacaatacctgtagctgacaatattatgggaactacaaccacccgctcgagatgccaaatttctttgatttcctgagccagtggcccatagttcaccttcttctctacgtatttccgttcgatgttgctgttatgggggatagcaacatcaattatatacgcggagcgacccatcttgtcaactaacagcacgtcacgcttgttatgtggaatatggcgatcagtcaaaacttgccggtcccaatacatgctgtaagcggaactatcgagtactgcctgccgctcatatcggtaaaccggacatgttcccgtgatcagccaatgtttgtatgcaaggttttgatggatcacctgacatacagtattatgcctgACAATGTATTGCAcgggtgccataacagtacaaccagaaatgagatggtccagcgtctctaacaccgaaccacacattctgcactggttgttctccacccgttctttcatgatgagctttttataagctcgggtggcgaccacgcggccctgaatgacacacatgaacccctccgtcccagcaaagagctccccagcacacagtcacacagttcgacaaatgcaaatcgacaaatggctgccaaagacaattcacgtgtttaccgtgcattgccttcgacttccattcatcgatccgctcttggtccgacttcaccccactcagaggattgaaagatcgatccttcaagttaagtggagtcagcccacagtctgccttacagacagccgcatgcaaaggactcacctgctctttgctgtaaaaataagcgcgcagcgagtcgacttggcgataatgttgtgtcgccacgtcaaccacgtcctacctccgatgtcacgaggcaggttcatccgcttcacggcagactttggatgctgcattcggaatttggacatagttgtccgcatccgcggctggacgttttccagatcaatCTTCGTCCATGGCAGATGtacgacatcgattagccaggtatgcgagacgctatcaaaagccttggcataatcgatatagcaactaaagaggcctctagttgcttgttctacaactaccgaatcgaCAATGAGtagctctttgcaaccccttgcattggcccttccactaataatggacgttatgaatttatagagggttggtaagcaagtaatcggtcttgtgtctgcggggtcctgcatccTGTCATTCTTATGGATAAGGTatgtaattcccgcagtgaggaagggtggaaattcctccggccgacttatGACCTAATTTATgatgtgtgccaaccgactgtgtacgctggtaaatttcttatactagaaattctgcacctgatccagacctgggcccttccagttcttcgagctgtttttggctcgtcgaacttcttcttcggtaacatctgcaaaattcatgccaggcgtattggcatggcgggtgccttcggcggtgatcaaCTCAGCATGCTCAACATGTTGGGCGGGTagtccccaaagtccaccccagtattctttcacttccgttacagaaaactgcactgtctggacgctctgttgggattcattgagagatctgaaaaagctccgatGGTTTCCTCGCGTAtgctgcattctggacacgtctggaatgactttcaccataccgtcgtaGTCGAATGCATATGAcacaaagtttctgctttagtgtgtccataattctcactggggatggtatagttccggtaaaccctctgcactcacccgtctgctggcattgccagtgctgatctgaatcagtgtagcaatgtcctgctttagtgagtctcgccgacgttccagacgaattttccatggtggatctctttggttacTCAAACccataacacgaaagcgaatcttttgaCCGTGCATTCTGATAagcgtaactgcaccacaatacacaagtgattgtagttgcagcagcgacatatcagcacacagccgagatacaatctcatcattgatttgagatagaattcccggagttgctggagatgcatagagcctgggaatacctggtctatggacggtggagaagagtgcttcggcgagtactgaaactgttatctgcagtgcggcgtagggctgttgatgccaccgcctctgccccaattgactctcggtcaccagtttccccgatgacctcaagtcgaacacgctccctgatggtggtcgGGATTGTGTATGCAGTCACGTGCACGAATTGTGGGAAATGCTCCacaaatctctggtgcaacaagaggTGGTAaggtgttgtacccgcccccgccgttatttcgtagtggaagcggatgatgaagagtttcatttcttcagtccatttcatccgctacctacgcgaacctgctgcgTATTTTGAGAACCTAACATGCCGTAAGTACGAGGACTGCCTGCATAAGGAAACGTCTACGCTGGTCTCATTAATTTTGATCAATGGTACCGTGCAGAATCATCCTGATAGTCCGCTTTTCATAGGTGCTCTATTAAAGCCTCGACTGTTGGCAAAATGCCCTCTTTATAGTTTCTATATAGGTTGCCTAATTCACAGTGCTTTCCAACCATATCATTTCTCCAATACCATGGCTTGTAATTGGTTCACCAGACCATACCCCCAATTCGCTCCTTAAAAGGCTAATTGAACGTGAAGCTTTTGATTTATTCTGATGTCTAATGTTGAAACTGGGAATGAGAATTTGTGAGGTCGACCAATGTAAATAACCAAGTATTTTGATTCCTACTCCTTACTCGGCAAAGCCTCAGCAATTGGAGAATCTGCTTCTAAAAAAGAATCCGCCACACCTCATCTAAGCTGGCGTTTCAGTATGTATGAACGGATTCCTTGATTTCGAGTCTTGGTACGAAGTATAAGCTTTTGTGTTTGTATTGTTGCTTTAGGTTTCCAATTTGTCATgctcaaattatttaaaaaagatGCAGGAAAACGTTTTAATTGCGCTTAATGTACGAGACAGCGGAAATGCAGAGAAATGATAAAAACTTATTTAATATTTCCTAACTTATTTTATTCTATGTTAGAAGCCTTGTTTTTACAAATCATTCTAATATTTATGCGGCCGTATTGGTCGTTCGGGATCGAACAATTTCGGGTCCTGGAGGAACTCAACGCTCTTGTGATAGGTTGGCATTAGCGCGCAGTTTTGAGctttgatgatttctttctCAACTTGCTCCTGCTTCGCTTTGCACAGGCCCGTAATATGTCGCCCGTATATCCGACCGGTGTATGGGCTCTGGAACTGGGACAGCAACTTTACATTCTTGTAGTTTGGGGTGATATTTGAACGACAAAGGATGCACTGAGCCCGATCTTTTTCAAAAGGATTTGTTATGTCGATTGGTTCATCACTTTGCGCGGAGTTCGCGATAGTTGGGGTTATGGCTGCAGTTGATTCCGTGCGAGCTAAAATTCGGATGGGGCCTGAAAGACAATGATTAGAATATTAACTTTTCCAACTTGTGTAATTCAGATAACACCTTTTTGGATCAAACTGCTAATTATTCGGAAGGAC
The DNA window shown above is from Hermetia illucens chromosome 5, iHerIll2.2.curated.20191125, whole genome shotgun sequence and carries:
- the LOC119657321 gene encoding RING finger protein 37, encoding MSEINFLHPQFKTEVTSSCVAEDDYQPSNLVSAGFWEKDRGFMAYNLVKPPVKLTFNFKYKIQVNRIKLWPSMGSQRSTSFEIDIINGKESTQVGKCNRMNADIVEWSKIDCSPATSSSCLQLKFFSSNAVRKSLQGVDCMQVTITSTQRCAVVLRKIEIWGYPSRKLDSAAKQECEDLWRGISTPNLSNCKKARGPTETRKHLTPSNIENVPEEFLDAITCELMLFPTRLPCGKAVDQSTIEKHSRIEESWGRVPSDPFTGKPFTANSKPILDATLKTRIDKFLIENSHRPEFKNVPRTLGRKTPVQTQNNTKLESNYLNPHPPAKKPKLDLDVKPTLSVIPLHEAFQSALESIRQRAVTRSSSNKAAEEKKCISCSGKGYLYKIKGCDHIICRTCLHIIRDSQMCTCKAKFSNSDVERIFE
- the LOC119656953 gene encoding 28S ribosomal protein S18c, mitochondrial, translated to MSFRIISSLIQKGPIRILARTESTAAITPTIANSAQSDEPIDITNPFEKDRAQCILCRSNITPNYKNVKLLSQFQSPYTGRIYGRHITGLCKAKQEQVEKEIIKAQNCALMPTYHKSVEFLQDPKLFDPERPIRPHKY